The Thiovulum sp. ES genomic interval ATCTATTCTTCAAATATGTACATGCAAGATGATTACAAAATCAACAAAGGTTATTTTGGTTTTGAAGAAAATAAAAGCAATAGAAAATATTTTGATATTAACTTATCAGATGCCAATCTTTCTATTGAATATAATGTAACAAGTTTTTATGTAGAAGGTCCAGAAAGTGATTGTAATTTAAGCGAAGATTTTAATTTTACCGCTTCTGCAATTAGTGATGTCTGTACATTTACAATGGATTCAAACACAAGTTACTATATTGTTGTTAGAAATCAAAAAACAAAAGAAGTTTTACAAAGTTACAATGCAGATTTTAAAGAAGAAGCAAATAGACTATACTATTTAGAATTGATTGATTTTGCGGGACACACTTTTGAAAAAATGTTCTTTACTGATACAAATGGAGTAATTCGAGATGACAGAAAAGCACCAGAAGTTAATGGCACTTTATCTTTTCCGTCAACACAAACTGGTTCAAAAGAACTCTATTACGAAATGCTTGAAGATACTGGTACAGAAAAATTCCACGAAGTTCATGAAGATTATGTAGGAAATGTTCCATTGAGATTCAATGATAGAAACATCACAATTGAAGTAAGTTTTAAAGATGATTATTCTGGAGTTACAGAATATGCAGTTTCAACATACAATGATATGATTGAAAAAACTCAAGTATGGCATGAATTTACGGGTAGAACACTTGACCAAAACGGAACAATTTATCACATTTTAGATATTGAGGATGGAGATCACAATTTATATTTCCAACTCCGAGACTTAGCAAAAAATGAAACACTTGGTTTTGAAATGAATATCACACTTGATACAACAAAACCAGAGCCAACATTTATTCCATTTGTTCAAAATATGACAATTAAGCTTGAGGCAAAAGATAATATTGAATTAGGAAGTTGGTACTTTGGAGAAGAGAGTAGTCCAGCAGATTCAGAATTCTTAAATTTAGATTCTTCTTTAAAAGAGACTACAGTGTATCAGGATTTCAATTTTCTTTATGGTAAAACTTATTATGGAATTATGAGAGATGGATTTGGACACCAATTCAAAAAAGAGTTTGATTCAACAGATACAAAATATTTTATTGACGATACAGCTCCGACAATTATTAGTGGTTTAGATGTTTTAGTTCCTGAGACAAATGAGTCTAAATTTTTCTTGACAATTGCATCGGAAGACAATTTTTACGGTGTAAATGCTTATGCGGTAACGACCTCATCGGAAATGCCAGAAAAATGGGTAAATGGAGATGGAAACTATACTCGAGACTTAAGAATGTACGATACAAATCAGACATTTACATTTTGGTTGAGAGATATTGGTGGAAATATTGGAAGTGTTACAAAAGAAGTTGTATTTGACAACATTGCACCAACGGCGAAATTTATTCCAAATGTTGCAGATGAAGAAGCTATTGTTGTTGGATTAGACAATTGGAAATTGAAAAGTTTCTACTTTGGGACAAACAGAAATCCAAGTGATAGTGATTTTGTGGAATTTTATGAAGAGCATTCGCATGAAATGAATGAAACAATCTTTAATTTCGATTTTGAGTCAAACACAACATATTATGGATTTGTGAGAGATTACATTGGATATACATCAGACGAATTCCGATTGACTGAAGCGAACTTGACAGATACAACACCTGCAATTATTCGAGATATGAACTATACAAATATTACGAATGATGGTTTGATTTCGTTCGACCTTTATGCACTTGATGATTTCTCTCCATTGAATCTATATAAAATTGGGGAAAATGGAAGTTGGGAAGATTGGGGAACTGATCCTATTACAAACGGAACTTACCAAATTCATCTTGACGGAAATTTGACTTACAATTTAAATGTATATGTTCGGGATGAAAGTAACAATACTTCACTGCCATATCCAATTATAATTTATTTTGATGAAGCAGTTCCGTCGCTTTCGTGGAGAAGTGGAGCAGAAATGCCTGACAATTTGAAAAACATGGCAGTTGCAACTTCTGGAGATTATATTTACACATTTACAGGAGAAAGTGAAACTTTACGAGAAGAGATTTACAAATATGATTTTTCAACGGACACATGGAGTTCAATTAGCGATGAGGTCAGCATTCCAAGAAAAAATAGTTTTGCAATTGAGCTGAATTCAAAAATCTATCTGATTGGTGGATTTGACGGACTTTATCACCGTGAAGATATTGAGGTTTTTGATGTTGCTACTGAAACACTTTCTGATGGAGATGATTTGACAACTTGGCGAACACCTAGCGGAGTTGTTGAAGCAAATAGTTCAATTTTTGTAGCTGGTGGTGTAAATGAAGATGGAAACATCACATCAATTGAGAAAAGCACAACTGCTACTGGTGGTTGGACTGAATTAGATGGTAGTCTTTCGGAAAATTACAAAAATTATTCTGTGATTTCGTTTGATGATGATATTTATACAATTGGTGGAGAAAACAGTAACGGTGTTAGTAATGAATTGACAAAATTAGGTGCTACAAGTTCGACTTCACAATTTTCAGTTGCACGAACAGAGCATAATTCAATTGTTCTTGATGGAAAAATTTATGTTCTTGGTGGAATTGATGAAAATGGAACTCTGCTTGACCGAGGTGAGAGAAATATTTCAACAACGACTTGGGAAAATTTACCTCCAATTCCATCGCCGAGAAAAGGTTTTGGTTTAGCAACTCTTGATGAATCAATCTTCCTACTTGGTGGAGAGAGCGAAAATGGAAATCCACTTTCAGATGTTGATATTTTGCAAACAAAGATTTTCTCACTAAATCCAAACGGAAATAGTGTGAGACTCGTAGCAGAAGACAATTTATATTTAAGTGAATACTATTTTGGAACAACTCAAGTTCCTGCGGATTCTGATTTTACGGTATTCCATACTGAAAATAATGAGAGAGAGTCAAACTGGACAGTTTCAAAAGTTGATTTAAATATCTCAATTTCTAGTAGTGGAACTTATTACGGAATTCTCCGAGATGTGGCAGGAAACGAGCGAAACGAAACGGTTGTAATTCCATAACTTGAAAAAGTTCAAAGTTTCATTTTTTTACCACGGGTATAAAAAGAGTGAGACTTTTCGAGCTGAGTCAAAGAGTCATCTTTTTGACTCCTTCTCAAAAAAATATCCAAATCTTAAAATCCTCTCATACGATGAAATTTTCCAAAGCGAACAGATTGAAAAACTAAAAATATTTCTGATTGATTTTTTGAATCTAGAAAAAGTGAATGATGATTCCAAAATTGTTTTTATCAGTCAAATTGCAATAATGCGGGATTCTGGAATCCAGATTTTAGATATTTTAAATAGTACAAAAAGCAATGACAAGAATTTAAATCAGGCTGTTGCGGAAATTTTAAGACATCTTAATAATGGCTTGTCTCTCACAGAATCATTTAAACGGGTCGAAAATCGTTTAGACCATTTAACAAGTGTGATGGTTCAACTCGGCGATAATACTGGAAAGTTTGCAGATGCAATGTTGAAACTAAAAAAGATGTTGGAAGAGAGCAGGGAAAATCGAGACAAATTAAAGAAGGCTTTGACATATCCGCGAAATTTGTTTATTGCAATGGGGATTTCTCTTTTTGTGATGATAAAGTTTGTTGTTCCGCAATTCCAATCTATTTTTGCTCGTTTCAATGGAGAACTTCCAATTCCAACACAAATTTTAATTTGGAGTGAAAAATTTTTAAGCGATTTTGGAATTTATTTATTGACCTCATCGGTAGTTGGATTTTTTCTCTCAAAATACTATTTAAAAAAATCTAAAAGATTTGCAAAGCTATATTTTAAATTTCTACTTAAAATTCCAGTTATTCGAGAATTAGAGACTTATTCCACTCTCTATCGTTTTTCTCTTATTTTTTCTGAACTTGTAAATGCGGGAAATCCAATTTTTAAATCTCTAGAAATCTCAATTTCTATGGTGGAGAATTTAGTAATTCGTGAAAAATTAGAGATGGCTCAAGATAAAATTAATTTTGGTGGAACAATTTACAGTGGATTTATTCGCAGTGAAATTTTTGACAATATCGCTCTTCAAATGGTAAATAGTGCCGAGCAGAGTGGAAAAGTTGGAAAAATGTTTCTCTCTATTTCAGAGTATTACAAGCGAAAATTTCAGCAAATCGCTGAAAATATTAGTTCTCTTCTTGAACCACTGTTCCTAACTTTAATGGGCGGACTTGTTACACTGTTGGCACTCGGAATTTTTCTACCAATTTGGAATTTGGGAGAGTTTTAAATCAAAATATTTATAGAGTTGCTTGTTCGAGTAATTGCGACATAAAAAAGTCTTAAAAACTCTTCATCAGAAAGATAATTTATTCCTTGCATATCGATAAAAACATTTTTATAAGTCGAACCCTGTGCTTTATGAACCGTGCAAGAGTAGTGATATTTGTAATCCAAAAAAGTCTCTAAAGTTTGATAATATTCACCCCAACGAACACCTTTTAACTTTGGGTTTTTCTCTTTTATCGCACGAGTTTTAAGAGCCTCTAAAATATTTTTAAATTTCTGTTTTTCTGTTTTCTTAAGAATTTTATATTTTTCTCCGTGAAATTCACAATCCCAAAATTCCACCTCATCCGCATCAATAATTTCAACTCCACTTTTAAATGAATTTACTCCAATAACTTGAGAGTTATAAAATGTGCTTTTCTCAGTTGTTGTTTGAACGACAAAAAGATCATCTTTGGAAATATCTGGAGCTTCTCCATCAAAATAGAAATTCCGAGCCTCTTCGTTGTAAAAATTGACTCTGTTATTTGTAAATGAGACAATAATATTATCTTCGTTTTTAAAATTATTAAAGCTTAAATACTTTTCCAAAAAATCTTGTTGGTTGTTGAAAAAAGAGATTTTTTTATGTCTCTTTTCAGCCTGTATTTTTAAAATATCAAAAAGCTCTTTTTTTGTCCCACTATTTTCAAGTAGTGTTCTCACTTTTAAAAAGAGGTCAAGAACTCCAAAATCATCATTTCTAACTACTTTTCTAAGAATGAAATTTTTATAATCCACATTCTCAAAAACAGGTGAGTCGTATTTTTTAAACTCTTTTGGAAGAGTATTCTCGTTCTCGCTATTAATTGGTAAAAGTTGTAAAGAATCTCCAATAAAAAGAATCTTTTTTGCTCTACCTTTTTTAAAAACAGCTTGATAAATTTCGTAAAAAAGAGCATTTCCAATAAATGAAGCTTCGTCAATTATTAAAATATCTACTTTTTCTTGCTTGTTCTTTTTTGCATCTGCTGAATTGTCAATTGCAAAAATCTGTTCGCCAGTTTTGTGATCAATTTTTGGTTTTAACCCTAAAAAAGAGTGAACTGTTTTGAAAATAACTTTTTTATTTTCAGTTTCACCAACTCTCTCTCGAATCACTTTCAAAGCTTTGTGTGTTGGTGCAAGGACACCAATTTTAAATTTTTTCTTCAATGAAGATACAAGTTCTTCAGTAATATAGGTTTTTCCTGTTCCCGCCGAACCTCTTAAAACAAAAATATTTCTATTTTTATCCATGAAGTTTTCATCAGAAATCAAATCTTTTTTCAACTCTTTAAAAATAACTCTTTGCTCTTGAGTCAATTCGTGGTTTGACTTCTCTTGTTTTTCCTCTAAAGTATCCAAATATGATAAAAAATGCTCTAAAGAAGTCTCCAATTTTTGTAAATCTCTACCACTTAGTGAATTTCTCAACTCCTCCACTCTTTTATCTAACATCATTACCGCCAAACTTTTACAATAATTGATTTTAACAAAATTATAGGAATGTTATGAATTATTTCCCCAATTTGGGGAAAATTTTAGTGAAGTTTTGTTGTTGTAAGATAAGATGATTTTTCGATTTTCTCTTGAACTGTTGGCAACATCTCTTTTGCTGAATTGTAACTATCAAAAGGTCCAACAAGAACTCTAGTAATTTCTCTACCATTTGAAATATAAGTATCGATGTGATACTGAAGACTCAGAGCCTCAATACTAGCTAAATACTTTTTGTTTGGCTGATATTTAAAGAAAGTTCCAGTTTGAATATATGTTTTTTTATCATTTACAAGTTCGGTTGGATGATTCTGTTTAGGTGCTGATGATGTTTCAACTTTTGCTACAACTGGTGGTTGTGGCTCAGGAACAATCTCGCTTCTCTTTTCAAAAGTTGGCTCTGATCTATCAACAACCTCATCAACAGGCTCCATATATCGAGAGGAATCTGAATAGCTCTCCTCAATAAGTTCATCTTTATTAAATTTTTCTGTTGGTACTTCTTCAAAACCGCTAGAAAGCTCCAATTCTGGAGATGGAGTATCTATAAAGAAAGGCTCACTCTCGTCAAGAAATTCCATTGCTGTATCTCTTTTTTCTTCTTCAACAGAGAAAAAAGTTGTATAAATAACAAAAATCACAATAAGTAAAATAGCAAAAAGAATTGCTCCAAACATAACTTTCTTGCTTTTATCACTATTCTCTGATAAGTCATTTATATCATTTATATCTCTAAGGTTTTCTTCAGAATATTCATTGCTTCTAAACTCTCGATCTTCGTAATCTCTATCATTGATATTAAAATCGTCATCTCTCATTTTCTATTCCTTTTAAAGATGTTTTGACCAGGCAGCTCCTCGCTCTTTTGCATAGACTCCATAAGGAACTGTTAAAATATTAAACTCAGGCGGAAGGTCTTGGCTAGGAAACATTTTCCACTGTTTCGGAGTTTTTGCCCCAAGTTTGAGTGAAAGTGTTTTTCCAAGCTGATAAGCTTCATTTAAAGTTGTGTGTCCTTTATGTACATAAAGATGTAAATGTCCAGGTGTTTTTGATTCAAATGCAGTAAAATTAATAAAGCCTTCTTCACGAAGAAGAAGTTGAGCCTTATGATAAAATCTTTGTGGGTCTCGACCATTATAATCAAAAACGATATTTTCAACCTTACCCATTTTATTTGCAAGTTGATGAGCTAAAGTTATCTCTTTATTGAAATGTTTCTTTAGCACTTGTTGAGTCATGCTTCTTTCAACTTTTTTAAATTTGTTGTAAAAAATTCGACCGTTATAACTAATTTTATCAACAGTAGAACCAACATATTCATAGTAAGGTCGATTGATCATTTTGATCAGTTTCAACTCCATAGGATTCATCAAATAGTTCCTAGTAAGTTGGTCTGTCGTAAATTACAAATTTACTTGCTAAAGCTTCGAGTTCTGTTTTAATTTCCGCTTGTTTTTCTGTATTTTCAATATCATCAAGAACATCAGCAATTTTTGTTCCGATAATTTTGAACTCATCAACTCCCATTCCTCGACTTGTAAGAGCAGGAGAACCAACACGAATTCCACTTGTAACAAATGGGCTTCTTGTTTCACCAGGAACTGTATTTTTATTTACAGTAATTCCCGCACGACCAAGAGCTAAGTCTGCATCTTTTCCTGAAAAATCTTTATTTAAAAAAGAAACAAGAACAAGGTGATTATCTGTTCCGCCAGAAACAACATCATAGCCTCGAGAAACAAGAACTTCACCAAGAGCAGAAGCATTTGCTTTTACACTTTTAGCATACTCTTTCCATTCTGCTGAAAGATTGTGTTTAAAACCAACAGCTTTTGCTGCGATAACATGAACAAGAGGACCACCTTGTAATCCAGGGAAAATTGCTTTATTCACTTTTTTAGAAATATCTTCGTCGTTTGTCATAATTAGACCACCTCGAGGACCTCCAAGAGTTTTATGAGTTGTAGTCGTTACGACATCACAATGAGGGAATGGGTGTGGGTGTTCTCCAGCAACAACAATTCCAGCAATGTGAGCAATGTCTGCCATTAAAATAGCACCGACCTCATCAGCAATTTCTCTAAATTTACTAAAATCAATTTCTCGGCTGTAAGCAGAAGCACCACAAACAAGAATTTTTGGTTTTACAATATTTGCAATGTCTCGAACTCTTTCGTAATTAATTCTTCCGTCTAACTCAACTCCGTAGTGAAAACTTTGGTAGTTTTGTCCAGAAAAACTAACTTTTGCACCGTGAGTTAAGTGTCCCCCGTGGCTTAAGTCCATTCCTAAAATTTTATCACCAGCTTTTAAAAGTGCAGAATATACAGCACCATTTGCTTGACTACCACTGTGCGGTTGGACATTTACATATTCACAATTAAAAAGCTCTTTCGCTCTGTCAATCGCAAGTTGCTCAACAGAATCCGCATTTTCACAACCTCCGTAATATCTTTTTTGTGGATAACCTTCTGCATATTTATTTGTAAAAACACTTCCCATTGCTTCCATAACAGCAGGTAATGTAAAATTTTCACTAGCAATCATTTCAAGACCGCTATTTTGCCTCTCTAACTCTTTTTCAATAATTCCAAAAACTTCTGGGTCTTTCTCTTTTAAAAAACTCATTTTTTTGCCTCTAATTTTTTTTTAAAACTTTTATAAAGTTTTTTCGTTACTAAAAGTATATCAGATTCAAGAGGTCTCAAAATTTTCTCAAAATAGTTTGATAGAATACTTAAATTAAATTAAGGAAAGAGAAAATATGCAAAATTTCCTATCAACGGATAGAGTCGAACAGAAAAAAAGACTTGTAGGAGAGCGAGTTAAAGACTTTAGTGAAGTCTATGAACAATTTGATAAAGTAGAAGCAAAAGCTCAAAGTGAAAGATGTGTTCAGTGTGGAGACCCATACTGCTCAAACAAATGTCCATTACACAATTTTATTCCACAATGGTTAAAAGCGGTTGCTGAAAAAGATTTAGAGTTAGCTTTTAACTTGTCAAATGAGACAAGTCCATTTCCTGAAATTATGGGAAAAGTTTGTCCGCATGATGTTCTTTGTGAGGGCGATTGCACATTAAATGATGGACACGGAGCAATTACAATTGGTTCGGTAGAAACTTATATAACAGAGAAAGGATTTGAAAAAGGTCTTCAAATTGAATTTCCAAAAAATAAGATTGGTAAAAGTGTTGGTGTAATCGGTTCAGGACCTGCGGGATTATCTCTTGCAACATATTTACTTCGTGGTGGTGTTGATGTTACAATTTATGAGAGAGCTTCAACAGCTGGGGGATTATTAACTTATGGAATTCCTGGATTTAAATTAGATAAAAATGTTATAAAAAATAGAGTTAAATTATTGCAAAATGGCGGAATGGAATTAAAACTAAATTGTGAAGTTGGAGTTGATGTCTCTTTCGCAGAATTACAAAATAAGCATGATGCAATTTTTATCGGAATTGGTGCTACAAAACCTAAAAAAACAGGAATGAACGGAGAAGATTCCGAAAATGTTTATATGGCAATGGACTTTCTAACAAACACACAAAAGAAGATTTTTGGTGAGAAATTTGATGAAACAATTGATGTTAGAGGAAAAAATGTAATCGTAATTGGTGGTGGAGATACGGCGATGGACTGTATCAGAACTTCAATTCGAGATGGTGCAAATAGTGTTACATGTCATTACCGACGAGATAATGAAAATATGCCAGGTAGCCGAAAAGAGTATCGAAACTCTGTCGAAGAAGGTGCAGATTTCCAATTTCTTTCAACTCCAAAGGAGATTATTTCAGAAGACGGAAAAGTTACTAGTGTTAAATTTGGAAAAACTGAATTAACAGAACCAGATGAAACTGGACGACAAAGAGTAGTCGAAATTGAAAATAGCGATGAGGTCTATTCTGCGGACATTGTTATTTTAGCTCTTGGTTTTGAACCTGCTGTTCCAAATTTCTTAACTGAAAGTGGTGTGAAATTGAATAAGTGGAATGAAATCGAAGTATCTGAAAATGGCGAGACTTCTGTTCCAAATATCTATTCTGGTGGTGATGCGGTTCGAGGTGCAGACTTAGTTGTTCGAGCAACTTTTGATGGTCGAGAAGTAGCAAGAGAGATTTTAAAGAAATTTAATGCTTGAATTTGATCCTCAAATGCTTCTCGCAGGATTATTTACGGGAATCATTTCTGGATTTTTTGGAATTGGTGGAGGGACAGTTCTTGTCCCAATGCTAATTTTTATTGGAATTGAAATCAAAGAGGCAATTGGAATTTCACTTGTGCAAATGACGATGGGTTCAATCTATGGCAGTTACTTAAATAGTAAAAAGAGTTTAATAGATTTAGGTCTCATTTTACCAATTGGATTTGGTGGATTTTTAGGAGCTTTGGGAAGTATATTTTTTGTTCAAAATGTTTCTAGTCAATTTTTAGAAATCATGTTTCTTGTTTTCCTATTCTATGCAATTTACCGAGTTTGGCGAGGCAAAAAAAGTTTAGGCGATGAGGGTGAATTTCACAAAGCGAGTCGATTGACACTTGTTGGAATTGGTGGAATGATTGGATTTTTTGCAATTTCAATTGGTGTTGGTGGTTCGCTACTTCTTGTTCCAATTCTTGTAGGATTTTTCCACTACGATATTAAAAAAGCGATTGCAACAGGACTCTTTTTTGTGATCTTTTCATCAGTCGCGGGAGTGATAAGTTTTTCGTTTGGTGGAGAAATTTCGTATGAAAAAGGTTTGATTGTTGGGTTTGCCTCGCTTTTTGGTGTGCAACTTGGAATTTGGCTCGGTCATAAAACAGAGCAAGAGTTACAGAAAAAACTACTTTTAGCTTTTTATGTATCAATTGCTGTTTATATGGCTTATCGAGTTTTTAATTTTTAAAACTCTTTTCTCTTATCTAGTAAAATGGTAAGAGAGAAATTTCTTAAATCTATTCACAATCCTAAAACTATCTTTTAAAAGCTCTTTTTGAAAAGGCTTTAACTTTTCAGGATTTACAAAATTATCTAATTCTTCACCTTTTTCATACTTTTCGAGACGACCAAAAAGACGAATTTCCAAAAGTGTATCAAGAGCCTCAATCAACTCTTCAGCAAATTCACGATTTAAAACTCCGATATTGTTTAGCTCTTTAATTCTCTCCGTCGTGTTTCTCTCATAAATTCCATTCTCAAAAGCCAAAACTCGAATTCCATGAACAATTGCAAAAATTCCACCTTTTTTAATATCAAGCTCATTTCTCTTTTTCGTCAAAAAGTTTTTGAAAAGTGAAATTGGAGTTTCAAAAGTGAAAATTGAATCGGACATCTCTTTTATCAAAAATCTATTGTCATCCCGTTTTTGCAAAAGATATTTATAGATTTTTTCACCACTTTCCAAATCTCCTGCAATCGGTTTTAAGTCGATAAGTGTAGCAATTTCAAGAAGAGATTCAGGATTTCGAGTATCAAAAAGTTTATCAATTCGCCGTTTCCAATCGTCAAAACTATTTACCCAATATGGATTTGAAACCATCATATTTCCATCACATGGCGGATAGCCAAGCTCTATCATTGTTTCCGTAAATTTTTTTGCAAATTCGCTGACCTCATCAGGATTTAAACTATTTTCAAGAATAAGACCGTTATCTTGATCAGTTCGGAAAATTTGTTCTTGACGACCCTCACTACCCATAATAAAAAGAGTCATTCTCTTTTGTAAATTTTCTGGAAAAATTAGTTTGTATAATTTATCATAAATTCTGATGTTTATTTCTGAAATTAGTTTTGCTGAACGACGAACTTTCACACCTTTTTCATAAAGCGATTTTATTAGCGAAATAAATCCCTCTGTCGCATTTTTTAACTCTTCAATACTGTTTGCTTTTTCAATTTGAACCATCATTAAAGATGAATGATTTGAAAAATGTGAAAGTAGATCAATTTGTTCTAAAACTCCGATGAGGTCTTTTCCGTCAAGAACTGCCAATCTTTTTATTTTATGTTTTAAAAATAGAATAAGTGCATTGAATAAAAAATCGTTTTTTTGAATTGCAACAGCATTTGAAAGATTCAGTTTTCCAATTTCAGAATTCAGATCTTCTTTTTCTAAAATTGCTTTTCTTAAATTGCTGTCTGTGAAAATTTTTAACTCTCCACCAGTTACAAAAACTGTACTTGTTGAATCCTTTTCCCGTTTTGTTACAGCATTATAAACTGTCTCATTTTCCGACACAACTGTTGCCGAATGGAGAAAAATATCTGAAACTCTCGAAATAATAAATGAAGAAAATACATTCTTTCTCGATTTTAACAAATCAATTTTCTTTGAGAGCGAATCAAAATAGTATCTTTGAAAAAGTGCAGAACTCTCTAAAGTCTCTTTAAAAATCTTTTTTGGAATTTCGTAAGCGATTAACTCCTCTTCGACTCGAAATATATTTTCACATTTTTCGTAAAATAGAGAACGACCATCGAAACTTTCACCCTCATGATAAAGAGCTATTTTTTCATTATTTGGATCAATTTCCGACACTTCGCCTTTTAAAATTACATAGAGTATTTCAGGACTATTTTTTGGAGAAATAAGCTCTTCTCCAATTTTGTAATATCCAATATCAACATTTTCAACAACTGTTTGCAAAATATCTTTTTCAAGATAATTGAACGGATTTATTTGCGAAAAGAATTGTAAAACTTCTGAACTCATAAAATAACCTTTAAAGTAGGAGTTTTCCTCTTAAACCTTTGTATAAAATCAAATATATTACCAGGTTTAAAACAAAAATAAAAATAAGAATTGCATAGTCTTCTCTAAAATAGAAAGCGATAAAGTTTAAAATCGTGTGCCAAAAAATAAAAAACAGCGATGAGGTTGAATTTATTTTCCAATTTTTAGTGTTTTTTGGAAAAATATTCTCAAAAACATTATAGATTAAGTGATGAAGGTGTAATTTTTCAGATTCCGAAAATTCAACTCCATTTTTTATTCTCCTTTTAATTCTACGAAAAACAGTAACAAGAGTTTCAAAAACAGGAATTGAGAGAGCTGTTAGAGGATACCAAAGTGAAATATCGGTGTGATTTGAGAGATAAATTCCAATAAATGCAACAAAAAATCCAATCCAATGAGCTCCCATATCTCCTAAAAATATTTTTCCAAATGGAAAGTTGAAAACTATAAAACCAGAAATTGCACCAATCATAATTGTTGAGAGAAGAAACATTTCTGGAAGATTGTTTTCAAAAAATATGTAACTAAAAAATATGAGAGTTATTGAGACAATTCCCATAGCATAACCATTTAATCCATCAACAAAGTTTATTGCACTTGCAAAACCTATCATTCCAATAAATGCGACAAATATCGCTAAATATTTCTCAAATATATTTTCTAGATTTAAAATTAGAAAACCACCATTTATTGCATACTCTTTTGATATATATAAAATTGCAAATGAGCTTAAACTTATAAAAATTATTTTTTTCAAATATGAAATATCAATATGATATCTGTCTTCTAAAAGACCAAATGTAAAAATTGAAAAAGTTGAAATTAGTAAAATTGTGATTTCGCTAGATGTAAATATTATTGGAAAAATTATTGCTATAAAAATGGATACTCCACCCATTCTTGAAACTTCATGAGTGTGAATTGCATGGTCTTTGTCGCCAACACTTTTATCAAGCCCATAGTTATATTTAATTATTAAAAATGTAATAATTGTAGAAATTAGAAAAGCGATAAATATCTCCACATAAACCTCTTTTTATTTTAATTTAGTTTTGTAAAAGTTAATTATTTGAAATGTTACAACAAAAGAGTTTTTGGTAAATATTTTGAGTTATAATCTTTCTTTACTGTAAAAATAGGGAGTTATTTTGGAAAAAAAAGAAGAACCAAAACTAAAAAAGTTTATTGAAGGTGCGGATAATTTATCATTAGGAATTTCAATTGTTGTTGCAATTCTGCTAGGTGTAGGAGTTGGATTTTGGTTAAAGTCAATTTTTGAAAATGTGATATTTTTGTGGGTAGGAGTTTTTTGGGGAATTTCTGCTGCTGGATTAAATATTTATCGAGCATACAAAAAAGAGTTAATGGAGTTTGAAGAGATTGCAAAAAATCCACGATATAAAATAAAGGAA includes:
- a CDS encoding putative signal-transduction protein containing cAMP-binding and CBS domains (PFAM: Putative nucleotidyltransferase substrate binding domain; Cyclic nucleotide-binding domain; Putative nucleotidyltransferase DUF294); this encodes MSSEVLQFFSQINPFNYLEKDILQTVVENVDIGYYKIGEELISPKNSPEILYVILKGEVSEIDPNNEKIALYHEGESFDGRSLFYEKCENIFRVEEELIAYEIPKKIFKETLESSALFQRYYFDSLSKKIDLLKSRKNVFSSFIISRVSDIFLHSATVVSENETVYNAVTKREKDSTSTVFVTGGELKIFTDSNLRKAILEKEDLNSEIGKLNLSNAVAIQKNDFLFNALILFLKHKIKRLAVLDGKDLIGVLEQIDLLSHFSNHSSLMMVQIEKANSIEELKNATEGFISLIKSLYEKGVKVRRSAKLISEINIRIYDKLYKLIFPENLQKRMTLFIMGSEGRQEQIFRTDQDNGLILENSLNPDEVSEFAKKFTETMIELGYPPCDGNMMVSNPYWVNSFDDWKRRIDKLFDTRNPESLLEIATLIDLKPIAGDLESGEKIYKYLLQKRDDNRFLIKEMSDSIFTFETPISLFKNFLTKKRNELDIKKGGIFAIVHGIRVLAFENGIYERNTTERIKELNNIGVLNREFAEELIEALDTLLEIRLFGRLEKYEKGEELDNFVNPEKLKPFQKELLKDSFRIVNRFKKFLSYHFTR
- a CDS encoding glutamate synthase small subunit family protein, proteobacterial (PFAM: Pyridine nucleotide-disulphide oxidoreductase~TIGRFAM: glutamate synthase small subunit family protein, proteobacterial; glutamate synthases, NADH/NADPH, small subunit); its protein translation is MQNFLSTDRVEQKKRLVGERVKDFSEVYEQFDKVEAKAQSERCVQCGDPYCSNKCPLHNFIPQWLKAVAEKDLELAFNLSNETSPFPEIMGKVCPHDVLCEGDCTLNDGHGAITIGSVETYITEKGFEKGLQIEFPKNKIGKSVGVIGSGPAGLSLATYLLRGGVDVTIYERASTAGGLLTYGIPGFKLDKNVIKNRVKLLQNGGMELKLNCEVGVDVSFAELQNKHDAIFIGIGATKPKKTGMNGEDSENVYMAMDFLTNTQKKIFGEKFDETIDVRGKNVIVIGGGDTAMDCIRTSIRDGANSVTCHYRRDNENMPGSRKEYRNSVEEGADFQFLSTPKEIISEDGKVTSVKFGKTELTEPDETGRQRVVEIENSDEVYSADIVILALGFEPAVPNFLTESGVKLNKWNEIEVSENGETSVPNIYSGGDAVRGADLVVRATFDGREVAREILKKFNA
- a CDS encoding putative permease (PFAM: Sulfite exporter TauE/SafE), translating into MLEFDPQMLLAGLFTGIISGFFGIGGGTVLVPMLIFIGIEIKEAIGISLVQMTMGSIYGSYLNSKKSLIDLGLILPIGFGGFLGALGSIFFVQNVSSQFLEIMFLVFLFYAIYRVWRGKKSLGDEGEFHKASRLTLVGIGGMIGFFAISIGVGGSLLLVPILVGFFHYDIKKAIATGLFFVIFSSVAGVISFSFGGEISYEKGLIVGFASLFGVQLGIWLGHKTEQELQKKLLLAFYVSIAVYMAYRVFNF